A DNA window from Phoenix dactylifera cultivar Barhee BC4 chromosome 13, palm_55x_up_171113_PBpolish2nd_filt_p, whole genome shotgun sequence contains the following coding sequences:
- the LOC103720649 gene encoding aldehyde dehydrogenase 22A1-like, with the protein MAFWWPLLVLGFAFAVCRFLLILIPPSVPSIEVDASDVLEDGSQTKENSYIYIPRKGKMAQTDKVQCYEPATMKYLGYFPALTPDEVNEHVAQARKAQKIWVKSSFRQRRQFLRILLKYIIEHQELICEISSRDTGKTMVDASLGEIMTTCEKITWLLAEGERWLKPEYRSSGRSMLHKRAKVEFYPLGVIGAIVSWNYPFHNVFNPMLAAVFSGNAAVIKVSEHASWSGCFYFRIIQAALAAVGAPDNLVHIITGFAETGQALVSSVDKIIFVGSPGVGKMIMQKAAENLIPVTLELGGKDAFIVCEDVDVPHVVQVAIRGALQSSGQNCAGAERFYVHKDIYSTFVAQIVKLVKSISVGPPLAGKYDMGAICMQEHAEKLQNLLNDALEKGAEIVGRGSFGNLGEDAVDQFFPPTVLVNVDHSMKLMQEEAFGPIIPIMKFSSDEEAIKLANDSKYGLGCAVFSGNQKRSIEIASQLHCGVAAINDFASTYMCQSLPFGGVKHSGFGRFAGVEGLRACCLVKSVVEDRWWPFIKTKIPKPIQYPVAENGFEFQESLVEALYGLNVWERLRALVNVLKILSEQSSTTTAKKGRLEDP; encoded by the exons ATGGCGTTCTGGTGGCCATTACTCGTCCTCGGGTTCGCCTTCGCGGTCTGCCGCTTCTTGCTCATTCTTATCCCCCCCAGCGTCCCCTCCATCGAAGTCGACGCCTCTGATG TGTTGGAAGATGGGAGCCAGACCAAGGAGAACAGCTACATTTAT ATTCCACGGAAGGGGAAAATGGCACAGACTGACAAGGTTCAGTGCTATGAGCCGGCGACGATGAAGTACCTTGGATATTTTCCAGCACTGACACCTGATGAG GTTAATGAGCATGTGGCACAAGCGAGGAAAGCTCAAAAGATATGGGTAAAGAGTAGCTTCAGGCAAAGACGTCAATTTCTGCGAATCCTTCTGAAATACATCATTGAACACCAGGAGCTTATATGCGA GATATCTTCTCGGGATACAGGAAAAACAATGGTGGATGCTTCTTTGGGAGAGATCATGACAACATGTGAGAAGATCACTTGGCTTTTAGCAGAGGGCGAGAGGTGGCTAAAGCCTGAATACAG ATCTTCTGGGAGATCGATGCTACACAAGAGAGCAAAAGTGGAATTTTATCCTCTAGGAGTAATTGGGGCAATTGTGTCCTGGAATTATCCCTTCCACAATGTTTTCAACCCAATGCTAGCTGCAGTCTTTTCAGGAAATGCTGCAGTTATAAAG GTTTCAGAGCATGCAAGTTGGTCTGGGTGCTTTTATTTCCGAATCATTCAAGCAGCTCTTGCAGCTGTAGGAGCGCCAGATAATTTGGTTCACATAATAACAGG ATTTGCAGAAACAGGACAGGCTCTTGTATCTTCAGTTGACAAAATCATTTTTGTTGGATCACCTGGAGTGGGCAAGATG ATCATGCAAAAAGCTGCAGAGAATTTGATACCTGTCACCCTGGAGCTTGGTGGAAAAGATGCATTTATTGTGTGCGAGGATGTAGATGTACCTCAT GTAGTGCAAGTTGCAATTAGAGGCGCTCTCCAGTCTAGTGGACAGAACTGTGCTGGTGCTGAAAGATTCTATGTTCACAAAGATATCTATTCTACTTTTGTTGCTCAAATAGTCAAACTTGTTAAATCTATTTCTGTT GGTCCACCACTAGCTGGCAAATATGATATGGGTGCAATATGTATGCAAGAGCATGCTGAAAAACTTCAAAATCTTTTGAATGATGCTCTGGAGAAAGGGGCTGAAATTGTTGGTCGAGGAAGCTTTGGCAATTTGGGAGAAGATGCAGTGGATCAGTTCTTTCCTCCAACCGTTCTGGTGAATGTTGATCACTCGATGAAACTGATGCAAGAGGAG GCTTTTGGACCAATCATCCCCATCATGAAATTCAGTTCTGATGAAGAGGCTATTAAACTTGCAAACGACTCGAAATATGGACTCGGTTGTGCTGTATTTTCTGGCAACCAGAAGCGTTCCATTGAAATAGCTTCACAATTGCATTGTGGAGTAGCAGCAATCAATGATTTTGCATCGACCTATATGTGTCAG TCTTTGCCCTTTGGTGGTGTAAAGCACAGTGGATTTGGACGATTTGCGGGTGTGGAAGGTTTGCGAGCTTGCTGTCTTGTTAAGTCAGTAGTTGAGGATAGGTGGTGGCCGTTCATTAAAACAAAGATCCCAAAGCCCATCCAG TACCCTGTTGCGGAGAATGGCTTCGAGTTCCAGGAATCACTTGTTGAAGCTCTCTACGGCTTGAATGTGTGGGAAAGACTGCGGGCACTGGTCAATGTGTTGAAGATCCTTTCAGAGCAGAGCTCTACTACCACTGCGAAGAAAGGGCGATTAGAAGATCCATGA